One part of the uncultured Celeribacter sp. genome encodes these proteins:
- a CDS encoding polysaccharide biosynthesis/export family protein, whose amino-acid sequence MRKAITALFLGLFLVACTEGHVKFPVTEQGQQDLPENVKVIRLTAENIDSYTVPEHVPASDRVPEPQVWNYKVGVGDILSIDVFDHPELTLPAGPERSAAESGFRVQANGTFYYPFVNEVQALGRPPEIIREDLREKLAEFIPNPQLEVRVAAFNSQAIVVAGEVNQPNRQALTTVPLTVLEAINAAGGATEAADFSRVKIRRGNTTYNVNLERFLEGDGKRYNPLLRSGDVVSVPRQEAEEAYLLGQVAKPAAIDLSREHTSLTQALTRQGGLQELRADARGVFVFRKKGANVTVFQLVTDSPTGLLLGTEFLLEPKDVVYVTRSPISKWNDTITRLLPSISVTDRLQDIEG is encoded by the coding sequence ATGCGTAAAGCGATAACCGCGCTTTTTCTGGGGCTTTTTCTTGTGGCATGCACCGAGGGCCATGTGAAATTTCCGGTCACTGAGCAGGGTCAGCAGGACCTGCCCGAAAATGTCAAAGTCATTCGTCTGACAGCAGAAAATATTGACAGCTATACCGTCCCCGAACATGTGCCGGCCTCCGACAGGGTGCCTGAGCCGCAGGTCTGGAACTACAAGGTCGGGGTGGGCGACATCCTGAGCATTGATGTGTTCGATCACCCGGAGCTGACGCTGCCGGCTGGCCCTGAACGCAGTGCGGCCGAATCGGGGTTCCGGGTTCAGGCCAATGGCACGTTCTATTATCCTTTCGTGAATGAGGTGCAGGCGCTGGGGCGTCCGCCGGAAATCATCCGCGAGGATTTGCGCGAAAAACTGGCGGAGTTTATTCCGAACCCTCAGCTTGAGGTGCGTGTGGCGGCATTCAATTCGCAAGCCATTGTCGTCGCGGGCGAAGTCAATCAACCCAATCGTCAGGCTTTGACCACTGTGCCGCTGACCGTGCTTGAAGCGATCAACGCCGCAGGCGGCGCCACAGAGGCTGCCGATTTCAGCCGGGTCAAAATCCGGCGTGGAAACACCACATATAATGTCAATCTCGAACGGTTCCTTGAGGGAGATGGCAAGCGATATAATCCGTTGCTGCGGTCCGGTGATGTCGTGTCCGTGCCACGCCAGGAAGCCGAAGAGGCCTATCTTCTGGGGCAGGTGGCAAAGCCTGCGGCGATCGATCTGTCGCGTGAGCATACGTCGCTGACACAGGCGCTCACCCGGCAGGGCGGGTTGCAGGAATTGCGGGCTGATGCGCGCGGGGTTTTTGTGTTCCGCAAAAAAGGTGCCAATGTGACTGTTTTCCAACTGGTGACGGATTCGCCGACAGGGCTGCTTCTGGGAACGGAATTCCTATTGGAGCCGAAAGATGTTGTCTATGTGACGCGATCGCCGATCAGCAAATGGAACGACACGATCACCCGCTTGCTGCCGTCGATCAGTGTGACGGACAGGCTGCAGGACATCGAGGGCTGA
- a CDS encoding polysaccharide biosynthesis tyrosine autokinase encodes MSDTRTNPSTQFEDDEIDLLALLRRLWAGKYWIAGVAVVALVIGAIIAVGTPATYRADALLQLEEKSGQLALPEALSDLSGSEPRSATEIEILRSRLVLGKAVADVHLDWQAKPKELPLALRALVKLGLPLPNFAGLAAFARGDEVLRLDLLEVPSFWLGEEMSLVAGDDGSFTITLPNGVARQGRVGETLMDQDLEFALRVGDLQAGPGREFSIKHLSDSAAINGLRGRLSVSERGRQTSILELGLTGADRQSVERELHAITQAYLRQNISRSAAEAQSSLTFVESQLPEAEAAVKKAEDALNQYRQEQQAIDLGFEGQSLLTQISSLESELQQLADQEDELSERYTPNHPVYQQLLNARARLESRLETLRSEVGGLPQTQRVVFNLTRDLELAQEVYVQLMNRAQELQVLKASTIGNVRIVDQARTAPLPVAPKRSRILALSLLLGLIAGAGGVLLRAWLRKGVHSSEEIEATGVPVFATINHLPEASAHRKSRSHLPIHAFTDSSNLAIEGFRSLRTALHFGLLDAGTRSIAITSAAPEAGKSFVAVNLAAVAVQADQKVCLVDADLRRGRLRRYFKVSKHQPGLSEYLAGEAELDDILVPSTYTGLMFLPTGQFPPNPSELFMRKRFAELLAELDRRFDLTIVDTPPALAVTDPVVIGRAVGATIMVARFDETPLGEVEAVQHQFATAGVKLSGAVLNGFDHRRADAGYGYGYGYSYRYTYKKSEED; translated from the coding sequence ATGTCTGACACCCGTACAAACCCGTCCACGCAGTTTGAAGACGATGAAATCGACCTTCTCGCGTTGCTACGCCGACTTTGGGCAGGGAAATACTGGATTGCGGGCGTCGCCGTTGTCGCGCTGGTGATCGGCGCGATCATCGCCGTGGGAACGCCGGCAACCTATCGTGCTGATGCCTTGCTGCAGCTTGAGGAAAAGAGCGGCCAGTTGGCCTTACCAGAGGCCCTGTCCGATCTTTCCGGCAGCGAACCCCGCAGTGCCACCGAGATTGAGATCCTGAGATCGCGGCTGGTACTGGGCAAAGCAGTGGCCGATGTGCACCTGGATTGGCAGGCGAAGCCGAAAGAATTGCCGCTTGCACTGCGGGCTCTGGTCAAACTCGGGCTGCCCTTGCCGAATTTTGCAGGGCTTGCAGCGTTTGCGCGCGGTGATGAGGTGTTGCGGCTCGATCTTTTGGAGGTGCCGTCATTCTGGCTCGGGGAAGAGATGTCTCTGGTGGCCGGAGATGATGGCAGCTTTACCATCACCCTGCCCAATGGTGTCGCCCGTCAGGGGCGCGTGGGCGAGACGCTGATGGATCAAGATCTTGAGTTTGCCTTACGCGTCGGAGACCTGCAGGCTGGCCCCGGTCGGGAATTTTCCATCAAGCATCTGTCCGACAGCGCCGCAATCAATGGTTTGCGTGGGCGGCTGTCCGTTTCCGAGCGCGGACGCCAGACGAGCATTCTCGAGCTGGGACTGACGGGGGCGGACCGACAGTCGGTCGAGCGGGAGTTGCACGCGATCACACAGGCTTATTTACGGCAGAATATTTCACGTTCAGCAGCGGAAGCTCAGAGCAGCCTGACCTTTGTTGAAAGCCAGTTGCCCGAGGCTGAGGCGGCCGTCAAAAAAGCAGAAGACGCGTTGAACCAATATCGCCAGGAACAACAGGCGATCGATCTGGGGTTCGAAGGCCAGAGCCTGCTGACGCAGATCTCGTCGCTGGAGAGCGAATTGCAGCAATTGGCGGATCAGGAAGATGAACTGTCGGAACGCTACACTCCGAACCACCCGGTTTATCAGCAGTTGCTGAACGCGCGTGCCCGTCTGGAAAGCCGTTTGGAGACACTGCGCAGCGAAGTGGGTGGACTGCCGCAAACGCAGCGCGTGGTGTTCAACCTGACCCGTGATCTGGAATTGGCGCAGGAAGTCTATGTGCAGCTGATGAACCGGGCGCAGGAGTTGCAGGTGCTCAAAGCGAGCACGATTGGCAACGTGCGGATCGTCGATCAGGCACGGACAGCGCCCCTACCGGTGGCGCCAAAGAGATCGCGTATCCTTGCGCTCAGCCTTTTGCTTGGTTTGATCGCCGGTGCGGGGGGGGTGCTTTTGCGCGCCTGGTTGCGCAAAGGCGTTCACAGCAGCGAGGAGATCGAAGCGACGGGAGTGCCGGTTTTCGCAACCATCAATCATTTGCCAGAGGCGAGCGCGCACCGGAAGAGCCGGTCGCACCTGCCGATCCATGCATTTACGGATTCGTCAAACCTCGCGATTGAAGGTTTTCGGTCGCTGCGTACGGCTTTGCATTTTGGTCTGCTGGATGCCGGGACGCGGTCGATTGCCATCACCAGTGCGGCGCCGGAAGCGGGGAAATCCTTTGTGGCCGTGAATCTGGCCGCCGTAGCGGTGCAGGCGGATCAAAAAGTCTGTCTGGTGGATGCCGATTTGCGGCGTGGGCGGCTGCGGCGGTATTTCAAGGTTTCAAAGCATCAACCGGGCCTGTCGGAGTATCTGGCCGGGGAAGCAGAACTGGACGACATTCTTGTGCCCTCAACCTATACGGGGTTGATGTTCCTGCCGACGGGGCAATTCCCACCGAACCCGTCCGAACTGTTTATGCGCAAACGTTTTGCCGAGCTTCTGGCAGAACTGGACCGCCGCTTTGATTTGACCATCGTAGATACCCCGCCAGCCTTGGCGGTGACGGATCCGGTAGTGATCGGTCGTGCCGTTGGGGCGACTATCATGGTGGCCCGGTTCGACGAAACGCCTCTGGGCGAAGTTGAGGCGGTGCAGCATCAGTTCGCCACGGCAGGCGTGAAGCTGTCGGGCGCTGTTCTGAACGGCTTTGACCATCGTCGCGCCGATGCGGGCTATGGCTACGGCTATGGGTACAGCTATCGCTACACATACAAAAAGTCCGAAGAGGACTGA
- a CDS encoding low molecular weight phosphotyrosine protein phosphatase, with product MFDSVLVVCVGNICRSPVGERALATALPKLHVRSAGIGALVGHAADDTMRSVAAAHGLSLDGHEARQFTPDMGARYDLILVMENGHRREIIQRAPQLAGRIMLFDQWSGAKGIADPYRRPAAFHEQVFAEISAAAEAWAKRLSPKE from the coding sequence GTGTTTGACTCTGTTCTGGTTGTGTGTGTCGGGAATATTTGTCGCTCTCCTGTCGGCGAGCGTGCGCTGGCTACGGCTTTGCCAAAGCTGCATGTGCGCTCTGCGGGCATTGGTGCTTTGGTGGGCCACGCAGCTGATGACACGATGCGCAGTGTTGCGGCGGCCCATGGGCTTTCGCTCGACGGTCACGAAGCGCGGCAATTCACGCCAGATATGGGCGCGCGTTATGATCTTATTCTGGTCATGGAAAACGGGCACCGCAGAGAAATTATTCAACGTGCTCCGCAGTTGGCGGGGCGCATTATGTTATTTGATCAATGGAGTGGCGCCAAAGGCATCGCGGACCCCTATCGCAGGCCCGCCGCCTTTCATGAGCAGGTCTTCGCCGAGATTTCTGCTGCGGCAGAAGCTTGGGCAAAGCGCCTGTCGCCCAAGGAGTGA
- a CDS encoding glycosyltransferase, producing the protein MKFAHRRADTSAVQAAHHTPTPRIGGLAILATLPLIALLLPPDAAPRFGLLVVSLFPVALAGFAEDLGWHVRPRNRLLAAIFSSLIAITLLRIWISHVDIPGFDTLLAWAPLAIAFTAFASAGICNGFNLIDGVNGLSSSVGLVAAGSMAMIAHQAGNVPLTEINLMLIGALLGFFVFNFPLGAIFLGDAGAYGLGHILSWLAISLMIRVPEVTPWAVLLIFFWPIADTFFAIYRRRIAGRPTDQPDRLHFHQLVMRALEITLTGRKLRRLTNPMSTVVMMPLFTAPAIAGVLLWDKPGWASVTLFAFGCLFVATYGIGLTLAQSKRLRPDCFRMRAQMLAAEWTTKAAPRHN; encoded by the coding sequence ATGAAGTTTGCCCACCGGCGCGCCGACACTTCAGCCGTTCAAGCCGCGCACCACACCCCAACCCCGCGGATCGGTGGGCTGGCCATTCTCGCGACACTCCCCCTGATCGCCCTATTGCTGCCGCCGGACGCCGCGCCTCGTTTCGGGCTTCTGGTCGTGTCACTTTTCCCGGTCGCCCTAGCAGGTTTCGCAGAAGACCTCGGCTGGCATGTCCGCCCACGCAACCGGCTCCTGGCTGCAATCTTTTCCTCTCTGATCGCCATCACGCTCCTGAGGATCTGGATCTCCCATGTAGACATTCCCGGCTTTGACACGCTGCTGGCTTGGGCGCCGCTCGCGATTGCGTTCACCGCCTTTGCAAGCGCCGGGATCTGCAACGGCTTCAATCTGATTGATGGCGTCAACGGCCTGTCTTCCAGCGTGGGACTGGTTGCGGCGGGGTCCATGGCCATGATCGCGCATCAGGCCGGCAACGTCCCACTCACTGAAATCAACCTAATGTTGATTGGCGCCCTGCTGGGGTTTTTCGTATTCAACTTCCCCCTCGGCGCGATCTTCCTCGGTGACGCAGGCGCCTACGGCCTGGGTCATATTCTGTCATGGCTCGCAATTTCTCTAATGATCCGCGTCCCGGAGGTCACACCCTGGGCTGTGCTCCTCATTTTCTTCTGGCCCATCGCTGACACGTTTTTCGCGATCTATCGGCGCCGCATCGCGGGCCGCCCCACGGATCAGCCCGATCGGCTCCACTTTCACCAGTTGGTCATGCGTGCCCTTGAAATCACGCTGACCGGACGCAAGCTGCGTCGCTTGACCAATCCCATGTCGACCGTTGTCATGATGCCCTTGTTTACGGCCCCGGCCATTGCCGGTGTGCTTCTGTGGGACAAGCCCGGCTGGGCTTCGGTCACGCTCTTTGCATTTGGTTGCCTCTTCGTCGCGACCTATGGAATCGGCCTGACACTGGCCCAAAGCAAACGCCTGCGCCCGGACTGTTTCCGCATGCGGGCACAAATGCTGGCAGCGGAATGGACCACAAAGGCCGCCCCAAGGCATAATTGA